The proteins below are encoded in one region of Streptomyces cyanogenus:
- a CDS encoding alpha,alpha-trehalose-phosphate synthase (UDP-forming), producing MASTRAAAEKARVLVASNRGPVSYQVGEDGSLHARRGGGGLVSGLSAIGSDAGSVWVCAALGDGDRAAVRRADGGLLPAEETGGQRVRMLDIDASVHAEAYNGIANSVLWFVHHMLYQTPLEPVFDAEFRRQWGSYEAYNRAFAEALAEEAAEGAAVLIQDYHLALAPRMLRQLRPDLRIGHFSHTPWAPPDYFRLLPDDIAAELLGGILGADRAAFLTRRWADAFTDCCHAVLGPGIPSGTRIGVHGLGADADFLRKRAHEPDVDERMAALRAEIGEGRKTIVRVDRTELSKNIVRGLLAYEQLLADHPEWREKVVHLAFAYPSRQDLAVYREYTAEVQQAAEEINERYGTAQWTPVVLHVKDDFARSLAAYRLADVALVNPIRDGMNLVAKEVPVVSDQGCALVLSREAGAYEELGEDAFVVNPYDIAGTARALHEALSLPEAERAERSKRLAAAATALPPARWFLDQLDALTDQPS from the coding sequence ATGGCTTCCACGCGTGCTGCTGCTGAAAAGGCCCGGGTGCTGGTCGCGTCGAACCGCGGCCCGGTCTCCTACCAGGTGGGCGAGGACGGCTCGCTGCACGCCAGACGGGGCGGCGGCGGGCTGGTGTCGGGACTGTCCGCCATCGGCTCGGACGCGGGCTCGGTCTGGGTGTGCGCCGCGCTCGGCGACGGCGACCGGGCGGCGGTGCGACGCGCGGACGGCGGCCTGCTGCCGGCCGAGGAGACCGGCGGGCAGCGGGTGCGGATGCTCGACATCGACGCGAGCGTGCACGCCGAGGCGTACAACGGCATCGCCAACTCGGTGCTGTGGTTCGTCCACCACATGCTGTACCAGACCCCGCTGGAGCCGGTCTTCGACGCCGAGTTCCGGCGGCAGTGGGGGTCGTACGAGGCCTACAACCGGGCGTTCGCCGAGGCGCTGGCCGAGGAGGCGGCCGAGGGCGCGGCGGTGCTGATCCAGGACTACCACCTGGCCCTCGCCCCCCGCATGCTCCGCCAGCTCCGTCCCGACCTGCGCATCGGTCACTTCTCGCACACCCCCTGGGCGCCGCCGGACTACTTCCGGCTGCTGCCCGACGACATCGCCGCCGAGCTGCTCGGCGGCATCCTGGGCGCGGACCGGGCGGCGTTCCTCACCCGGCGGTGGGCGGACGCGTTCACCGACTGCTGTCACGCGGTGCTCGGGCCCGGTATCCCGTCCGGCACCCGGATCGGGGTGCACGGGCTGGGCGCGGACGCGGACTTCCTGCGCAAGCGGGCGCACGAGCCGGACGTGGACGAGCGGATGGCGGCGCTGCGGGCGGAGATCGGAGAGGGCCGGAAGACGATCGTCCGGGTGGACCGGACCGAGCTGTCCAAGAACATCGTGCGCGGGCTGCTGGCGTACGAGCAGCTGCTGGCGGACCACCCCGAGTGGCGGGAGAAGGTCGTCCACCTCGCGTTCGCCTACCCGTCCCGGCAGGACCTCGCGGTGTACCGCGAGTACACCGCCGAGGTGCAGCAGGCCGCGGAGGAGATCAACGAGCGGTACGGCACGGCGCAGTGGACCCCGGTCGTGCTGCACGTGAAGGACGACTTCGCGCGCTCCCTGGCGGCGTACCGGCTGGCCGACGTGGCCCTCGTGAACCCCATCCGGGACGGCATGAACCTCGTCGCCAAGGAGGTCCCGGTCGTCTCCGACCAGGGCTGCGCGCTGGTGCTGTCGCGGGAGGCCGGGGCGTACGAGGAGCTGGGCGAGGACGCGTTCGTGGTGAACCCGTACGACATCGCGGGCACGGCCCGGGCCCTGCACGAGGCGCTGAGCCTGCCGGAGGCGGAGCGGGCGGAACGCTCGAAGCGGCTGGCCGCCGCCGCGACCGCGCTGCCGCCGGCCCGGTGGTTCCTGGACCAGCTGGACGCGCTGACCGATCAGCCGAGCTGA
- the otsB gene encoding trehalose-phosphatase: MDPLPTPQTQPGRDGLAALLAQPRTALIGLDFDGTLAPIVADPEQARAHPDAVPALAALAPKVASVAVVTGRPPEVAVRYGGFAGVPGLEHLTVLGHYGAERWDAATGTVTAPPPHPGVAAVRTELPRLLERAGAGEGTWIEEKGRALAVHTRRAADPQATFESLRGPLADLAGRHGLIVEPGRLVLELRPPGMDKGVALLDHARAIGAGCVVYAGDDLGDLPAFAAVEKLRTDGTPGLLVCSGSTEVTELAERADLVVNGPEGVVGLLRALAAQLG; this comes from the coding sequence ATGGACCCTCTGCCCACCCCGCAGACCCAGCCCGGCCGGGACGGTCTCGCCGCCCTGCTGGCGCAGCCCCGCACCGCGCTGATCGGCCTGGACTTCGACGGCACGCTGGCCCCGATCGTCGCCGACCCCGAGCAGGCCCGCGCCCACCCCGACGCCGTACCCGCACTGGCCGCGCTCGCCCCGAAGGTGGCCTCCGTCGCCGTGGTCACCGGCCGCCCGCCCGAGGTCGCGGTCCGCTACGGCGGCTTCGCCGGCGTCCCCGGCCTGGAGCACCTCACCGTCCTCGGCCACTACGGCGCCGAACGCTGGGACGCGGCCACCGGCACGGTCACCGCCCCGCCCCCGCACCCCGGCGTGGCCGCCGTCCGCACCGAGCTGCCCCGCCTGCTGGAGCGCGCCGGCGCCGGCGAGGGCACGTGGATCGAGGAGAAGGGCCGGGCCCTCGCGGTGCACACCCGGCGCGCCGCCGACCCGCAGGCCACGTTCGAGTCCCTGCGCGGCCCCCTCGCCGACCTCGCCGGCCGGCACGGCCTGATCGTCGAACCCGGCCGTCTGGTCCTGGAACTGCGTCCCCCGGGCATGGACAAGGGCGTGGCCCTGCTGGACCACGCCCGCGCCATCGGCGCCGGATGCGTCGTCTACGCCGGCGACGACCTCGGCGACCTCCCCGCCTTCGCCGCCGTCGAGAAACTCCGCACCGACGGCACCCCCGGCCTGCTGGTCTGCAGCGGCAGCACCGAGGTCACCGAGCTGGCGGAACGCGCCGACCTGGTGGTGAACGGCCCGGAGGGGGTCGTCGGCCTCCTCCGGGCGCTCGCCGCTCAGCTCGGCTGA
- a CDS encoding DUF3263 domain-containing protein — protein sequence MELGTREKAILALERRAFPGPGAKERAIREELDLSPVRYYQLLNALLDDERALAHDPVTVNRLRRVREARRAER from the coding sequence ATGGAACTGGGCACCCGAGAGAAAGCCATCCTCGCCCTGGAGCGCCGCGCCTTCCCCGGCCCCGGCGCCAAGGAGCGAGCGATACGCGAGGAACTCGACCTCTCCCCGGTCCGCTACTACCAGCTCCTCAACGCCCTGCTGGACGACGAGCGGGCCCTGGCCCACGACCCGGTGACGGTCAACCGCCTGCGCCGGGTACGGGAGGCGCGCCGAGCGGAGCGCTGA
- a CDS encoding extracellular solute-binding protein — protein MVSALGMTAVLGGCGSTGSSDVTLRLVAADYGDSAANSSKKYWDALAEEYEKQHSGVKIEVSVYSWNDVDRKVKEMVDAGHAPDLAQIGAYADYAAADKLYPASDLLSIRTQADFLSPLADAGEWKHTQYGIPFAASTRVLFYNKTLFAKANLTPPTTWAELAADAKALKAQGVKYPYALPLGPEEAQAETMQWLLSGGNGYTDDVGTYTIDSSANVETFTWLKDELVGKDLTGPVAPGKLNRADAFAAFADGQVGMLNGHPTLIQQAGKKGVKFGMVPMPGRTGKARASMGVADWMMAFKQNGQADRIGDFLDFVYSEKNVLDFSRRYGLLPVTGSASNAMAASAAPTDKALQPFLEQLPTSELYPVGKTSWAAVSAAVKQNIGQAVAPGGSPAAVLTRLQSTATAADSSTAN, from the coding sequence GTGGTGTCCGCACTGGGCATGACGGCGGTTCTCGGCGGCTGCGGGAGTACGGGCTCCTCCGACGTCACCCTCAGACTCGTCGCCGCCGACTACGGCGACTCCGCCGCCAACAGCTCCAAGAAGTACTGGGACGCCCTGGCCGAGGAGTACGAGAAGCAGCACTCCGGGGTGAAGATCGAGGTCAGCGTCTACTCCTGGAACGACGTCGACCGCAAGGTCAAGGAGATGGTCGACGCCGGCCACGCCCCCGACCTGGCCCAGATCGGCGCCTACGCCGACTACGCCGCAGCGGACAAGCTCTACCCGGCCTCGGACCTGCTCTCCATCCGCACCCAGGCCGACTTCCTCTCCCCGCTCGCCGACGCCGGCGAGTGGAAGCACACGCAGTACGGCATCCCGTTCGCCGCGTCCACGCGCGTGCTCTTCTACAACAAGACCCTGTTCGCCAAGGCCAACCTCACGCCGCCCACCACCTGGGCCGAGCTGGCCGCCGACGCCAAGGCGCTCAAGGCGCAGGGCGTGAAGTACCCGTACGCGCTGCCGCTCGGGCCCGAGGAGGCCCAGGCCGAGACCATGCAGTGGCTGCTGAGCGGCGGCAACGGCTACACCGACGACGTCGGTACCTACACCATCGACTCCTCCGCGAACGTCGAGACGTTCACCTGGCTCAAGGACGAGCTGGTCGGCAAGGACCTGACCGGCCCGGTCGCGCCCGGCAAGCTCAACCGCGCGGACGCGTTCGCCGCGTTCGCCGACGGCCAGGTCGGCATGCTCAACGGCCACCCCACGCTGATCCAGCAGGCCGGGAAGAAGGGCGTGAAGTTCGGCATGGTGCCGATGCCGGGCCGCACCGGCAAGGCCAGGGCGTCCATGGGCGTCGCCGACTGGATGATGGCCTTCAAGCAGAACGGGCAAGCCGACCGGATCGGCGACTTCCTCGACTTCGTCTACAGCGAGAAGAACGTCCTGGACTTCTCCCGGAGGTACGGGCTGCTGCCGGTCACCGGGTCCGCCTCCAACGCCATGGCGGCGTCGGCCGCGCCCACCGACAAGGCCCTGCAGCCCTTCCTGGAGCAGCTGCCCACCTCCGAGCTGTACCCCGTCGGCAAGACCTCCTGGGCGGCGGTCAGCGCGGCCGTGAAGCAGAACATCGGCCAGGCCGTCGCCCCCGGCGGCAGCCCCGCCGCCGTCCTGACCCGCCTGCAGTCCACGGCCACCGCGGCCGACAGCAGCACCGCGAACTGA
- a CDS encoding ROK family protein codes for MRHVIALDVGGTGMKAALVGDDGALLHRARRATGRERGPEAVLAGILDFAAELHAHGVAHLGEAAGAAGIAVPGIVDEQAGTAVYAANLGWRDVPLRALLAERLGVPVALGHDVRTGGLAEGRRGAGRGADRFLFVPLGTGIAGAIGIDGRVEAGAHGFAGEIGHVVVRPGGTPCPCGQRGCLERYASASAVSEAWAAACGDPGADAADCAEAVVSGDPNAVRVWHEAVDALADGLVTALTLLDPRTLIIGGGLAEAGEVLFRPLRDAVRRRVTFQKLPTIVPAALGDTAGCLGAGLLAQDLLTATSTTPEVST; via the coding sequence GTGAGACATGTCATCGCCCTCGACGTGGGCGGTACCGGGATGAAGGCCGCCCTCGTCGGCGACGACGGCGCACTGCTGCACCGCGCCCGCCGCGCCACCGGCCGCGAGCGCGGTCCCGAAGCCGTGCTCGCGGGCATCCTCGACTTCGCCGCCGAGCTGCACGCCCACGGCGTCGCGCACCTCGGCGAGGCGGCCGGGGCGGCCGGCATCGCGGTCCCCGGCATCGTCGACGAGCAGGCCGGCACCGCCGTCTACGCGGCCAACCTGGGCTGGCGGGACGTCCCCCTGCGCGCCCTGCTCGCCGAGCGGCTCGGGGTGCCCGTCGCCCTCGGCCACGACGTCCGCACCGGTGGCCTCGCCGAGGGCCGGCGCGGCGCGGGCCGGGGCGCGGACCGGTTCCTGTTCGTGCCGCTGGGCACCGGGATCGCCGGCGCCATCGGCATCGACGGGCGGGTGGAGGCCGGCGCGCACGGCTTCGCGGGCGAGATCGGCCACGTCGTCGTACGGCCCGGCGGGACACCCTGTCCCTGCGGGCAGCGCGGTTGCCTGGAGCGGTACGCCTCCGCGTCCGCCGTCAGCGAGGCCTGGGCCGCGGCCTGCGGCGACCCCGGGGCGGACGCGGCGGACTGCGCCGAGGCCGTCGTGTCCGGCGACCCGAACGCCGTCCGGGTCTGGCACGAGGCGGTGGACGCGCTCGCCGACGGACTGGTCACCGCCCTCACCCTGCTGGACCCCCGCACGCTGATCATCGGTGGCGGGCTGGCCGAGGCGGGGGAAGTGTTGTTCCGACCCCTGCGGGACGCCGTCCGGCGGCGGGTCACCTTCCAGAAACTGCCCACGATCGTCCCGGCGGCGCTGGGCGACACGGCCGGTTGCCTGGGTGCGGGGCTGCTCGCCCAAGACCTGCTGACAGCCACTTCAACGACTCCGGAGGTAAGCACCTGA
- the nagA gene encoding N-acetylglucosamine-6-phosphate deacetylase, translating into MLTGANVVLPTGTVKNGRLAIEGTRITGTPPAGAQVIDVTGHWLVPGFVDLHNHGGGGASFSGSAEDVLTAVRTHRAHGTTTLVASTVTDEMDLLVRQAGLLSELAEQGEIAGIHFEGPFISPCRKGAHSEGLLRDPDPAEVRKLIDAARGRAKMVTLATELPGGIDSVRLLAEHGVIAAIGHTDAGYEQTIEAIDAGATVATHLFNAMPALNHRAPGPVAALLEDERVTVELINDGVHLHPAALELAFRHAGADRVAFITDAMDAAGTGDGRYMLGPLEVEVSEGVARLVEGGSIAGSTLTLDRAFRRAVTVDKLSVEDTVTALSANPARLLGLSDRIGSLEPGKDADLVLLDADFELKGVMRQGEWVVVPQLP; encoded by the coding sequence CTGCTCACCGGCGCGAACGTGGTGCTCCCCACCGGAACGGTGAAGAACGGCCGGCTCGCGATCGAGGGCACGCGCATCACCGGCACCCCTCCGGCCGGCGCCCAGGTGATCGACGTCACCGGCCACTGGCTGGTCCCCGGCTTCGTCGACCTCCACAACCACGGCGGAGGCGGGGCCTCCTTCTCCGGCAGCGCCGAGGACGTCCTCACCGCCGTCCGCACGCACCGCGCCCACGGCACCACCACCCTCGTCGCCTCCACCGTCACCGACGAGATGGACCTGCTGGTCCGTCAGGCCGGCCTGCTGAGCGAGCTGGCCGAGCAGGGGGAGATCGCCGGCATCCACTTCGAGGGGCCATTCATCTCCCCGTGCCGCAAGGGCGCGCACTCCGAGGGGCTGTTGCGCGACCCGGACCCGGCCGAGGTCCGCAAGCTGATCGACGCGGCGCGCGGCAGGGCGAAGATGGTCACCCTCGCGACCGAGCTGCCGGGCGGCATCGACTCCGTACGGCTGCTCGCCGAGCACGGCGTCATCGCGGCGATCGGGCACACGGACGCCGGCTACGAGCAGACGATCGAGGCGATCGACGCGGGCGCCACGGTCGCCACACACCTCTTCAACGCCATGCCCGCCCTGAACCACCGCGCACCCGGCCCGGTCGCCGCCCTGCTGGAGGACGAGCGGGTCACCGTCGAGCTGATCAACGACGGTGTCCACCTGCACCCCGCCGCGCTGGAACTGGCGTTCCGTCACGCCGGCGCGGACCGGGTGGCGTTCATCACCGACGCGATGGACGCGGCCGGCACCGGCGACGGCCGCTACATGCTCGGCCCGCTGGAGGTCGAGGTCAGCGAGGGCGTGGCCCGGCTGGTCGAGGGCGGTTCGATCGCGGGCTCCACGCTCACCCTGGACCGCGCGTTCCGGCGGGCGGTGACCGTCGACAAGCTGTCGGTGGAGGACACCGTGACCGCCCTGTCGGCCAACCCGGCCCGCCTGCTCGGCCTCTCCGACCGCATCGGCTCCCTGGAGCCCGGCAAGGACGCCGACCTGGTCCTGCTGGACGCGGACTTCGAGCTGAAGGGCGTGATGCGACAGGGTGAATGGGTGGTAGTGCCCCAACTGCCCTGA
- a CDS encoding 1-phosphofructokinase family hexose kinase: protein MILTVTLNTALDITYRVRSLRPHTSHRVSEVAERPGGKGVNVARVLAALGHEVTVTGFAGGPTGAVLRKALAGVPGPVDALVPISAATRRTIAVVDELTGDTTQLNEPGPHITPGEWGAFLDRYEELLGGASAVALCGSLPPGVPVGAYANLVRTARSAGVPVLLDTSGEPLRRGVAARPDLIKPNADELAELTGSHEPLRATQDARRRGAHAVVASLGANGLLAVTPEGRWHAAPPAPELGNPTGAGDSAVAGLLSGLLDQLPWPDRLARAVALSAATVRSPTAGDFDLAAYEKLLTRVSVAAA from the coding sequence GTGATCCTCACGGTCACGCTGAACACCGCTCTCGACATCACCTATCGCGTACGGTCACTGCGCCCGCACACCTCGCACCGCGTCTCCGAGGTCGCCGAGCGGCCCGGCGGCAAGGGCGTGAACGTGGCCCGGGTGCTGGCCGCCCTCGGGCACGAGGTGACGGTCACCGGGTTCGCGGGCGGACCGACCGGTGCGGTGCTGCGTAAGGCGCTCGCGGGCGTGCCCGGGCCGGTGGACGCGCTGGTGCCGATATCCGCGGCGACCCGGCGCACCATCGCGGTCGTGGACGAGCTGACCGGTGACACCACCCAGCTGAACGAGCCGGGCCCGCACATCACGCCCGGCGAGTGGGGCGCCTTCCTCGACCGGTACGAGGAACTGCTCGGCGGTGCCTCGGCGGTGGCACTGTGCGGCAGCCTGCCGCCGGGGGTGCCGGTGGGGGCGTACGCCAACCTGGTCCGCACGGCCCGGTCCGCCGGTGTCCCGGTACTGCTGGACACGAGCGGTGAGCCGCTGCGCCGCGGGGTCGCCGCCCGCCCGGACCTCATCAAGCCGAACGCCGACGAACTGGCCGAACTCACCGGCTCGCACGAGCCGTTGCGCGCCACCCAGGACGCCCGCCGGCGCGGCGCCCACGCGGTCGTCGCCTCACTCGGCGCGAACGGCCTGCTCGCCGTCACCCCCGAGGGCCGCTGGCACGCGGCCCCGCCGGCCCCCGAACTCGGCAACCCCACCGGCGCCGGTGACTCGGCCGTGGCCGGCCTGCTGTCCGGCCTGCTGGACCAACTGCCCTGGCCGGACCGCCTCGCCCGCGCGGTCGCCCTGTCGGCGGCCACCGTACGGTCCCCGACAGCGGGCGACTTCGACCTCGCGGCCTACGAGAAACTCCTGACGCGGGTGTCGGTGGCAGCGGCATGA
- a CDS encoding CBM35 domain-containing protein, with product MTPGDNGASTPEDDDPFGYLYADGQARGAQPPSGGYGYPNSVSRVRTVGERSYGAQQAPYGQPPQATYGQGVPQQGAPGQPNAHYQAPETLPGGAPAGRRTAAPAPGRRGPNTKGLLIGAIAVVAAVVIGIGIAMINGNTDDDKSGNQAGPAPTRSHSSSPSPSGSGSPTPGELPKTDANALQLTGGATKATDVPGAQAAGGVYVTGFNQTGSSITWTVNGIPEAGKYSVYIGYSVPGKDATATLTVNGTASDRPVGLKNWAKGPEGDYEKGWTKTYNWIQLDKGTNTIKLSCEQGNQCDALIDQLWLVKGWVNSSG from the coding sequence ATGACGCCCGGCGACAACGGCGCGAGCACGCCCGAGGACGACGACCCGTTCGGCTACCTGTACGCAGACGGCCAGGCCCGGGGAGCCCAGCCGCCGTCCGGCGGTTACGGCTACCCGAACTCGGTCAGCAGAGTGCGTACGGTCGGTGAGCGCTCCTACGGCGCACAGCAGGCGCCGTACGGCCAGCCGCCGCAGGCCACCTACGGGCAGGGCGTCCCCCAGCAGGGTGCCCCCGGCCAGCCGAACGCCCACTACCAGGCCCCCGAGACGCTGCCCGGCGGCGCCCCGGCCGGCCGCCGGACCGCGGCCCCCGCGCCCGGCCGCCGCGGCCCCAACACCAAGGGCCTGCTGATCGGCGCGATCGCGGTGGTCGCCGCGGTCGTCATCGGCATCGGCATCGCGATGATCAACGGCAACACGGACGACGACAAGTCCGGCAACCAGGCCGGCCCCGCCCCGACCCGGTCCCACAGCAGCAGCCCGAGCCCGTCGGGCAGCGGCTCGCCGACGCCGGGGGAGCTGCCGAAGACGGACGCGAACGCCCTCCAGCTGACCGGCGGAGCGACCAAGGCGACGGACGTACCGGGCGCGCAGGCGGCCGGCGGTGTCTACGTGACGGGCTTCAACCAGACCGGATCCTCGATCACCTGGACCGTCAACGGCATCCCCGAGGCCGGTAAATACAGCGTCTACATCGGGTACAGCGTTCCCGGCAAGGACGCCACCGCCACCCTCACGGTCAACGGCACGGCTTCCGACAGGCCCGTCGGACTGAAGAACTGGGCGAAGGGCCCGGAGGGCGACTACGAGAAGGGCTGGACGAAGACGTACAACTGGATCCAGCTCGACAAGGGAACGAACACCATCAAGCTCTCGTGCGAGCAGGGCAATCAGTGCGACGCTCTCATCGACCAGCTGTGGCTGGTCAAGGGCTGGGTCAACTCCAGCGGCTGA
- the cdgB gene encoding diguanylate cyclase CdgB — translation METESEPYVRLASLRQLHQVMADMNTARSLADTLQTVADGAVDALGYEMAAVNLVRQDGDLVVAAFSGNAAAEALITGRVGSRESWDRRLAMGERWGDLVFIPHTEGWVLDDDDVPQWYTDGPAPRFEDEWHPSDRLFAPMYTPGVQGGNCGELLGVISVDRPRNGRRPGAWGREALQMYAFQAAIAISNARLRANMQRALVRLEREQQALRASEESFRQAFEYAPSGMAIAEMGGDQHGRILRTNDALCRLLGRPASAMRRYSFADLVHPEDVGTLLRTSAEGGRAELRLGRRDGTYVWVSLRNSVVADAADGPRFLLTHVEDIEERKRRELQLAHRASHDSLTGLPNSAELRSRLSARLCQRPAHADALDSLDAAYGHPAFGVPAGHGFDFAPGTDGFEGYDHHVHTVAPEEGRDDGTKGLAVLFCDLDGFKSINDRFGHNAGDAVLIEVARRLSNGVRDGDTVARLGGDEFVILADGLGRADAQDLAVRLRNEIIQPIRAEGRAVRVGASFGIGWAHCGMTADEVLKSADERMYVEKRSRPKQHRRAG, via the coding sequence ATGGAGACCGAGTCGGAGCCGTACGTCCGCCTTGCGTCCTTGCGACAGCTGCACCAGGTCATGGCCGACATGAACACGGCGCGCAGCCTGGCGGACACACTGCAGACGGTCGCCGACGGCGCCGTGGACGCCCTCGGTTACGAGATGGCGGCCGTCAACCTGGTCCGCCAGGACGGCGATCTCGTGGTCGCCGCCTTCTCCGGGAACGCCGCCGCGGAGGCACTGATCACCGGCCGGGTCGGCTCCCGCGAGTCCTGGGACCGCCGGCTGGCCATGGGCGAACGCTGGGGCGACCTCGTCTTCATACCGCACACCGAGGGCTGGGTCCTCGACGACGACGACGTACCCCAGTGGTACACCGACGGGCCGGCCCCCCGCTTCGAGGACGAGTGGCACCCCTCCGACCGGCTCTTCGCGCCCATGTACACGCCCGGCGTGCAGGGCGGCAACTGCGGGGAACTGCTCGGCGTCATATCCGTCGACCGGCCGCGCAACGGCCGCCGCCCCGGCGCCTGGGGCCGCGAGGCCCTCCAGATGTACGCCTTCCAGGCCGCCATCGCGATCAGCAACGCCCGCCTGCGCGCCAACATGCAGCGCGCCCTCGTCCGGCTGGAACGCGAGCAGCAGGCGCTGCGCGCCAGCGAGGAATCCTTCCGGCAGGCCTTCGAGTACGCCCCCTCCGGCATGGCCATCGCCGAGATGGGCGGCGACCAGCACGGCCGCATCCTGCGCACCAACGACGCCCTGTGCCGGCTGCTCGGCCGCCCGGCCTCCGCGATGCGCCGCTACTCCTTCGCCGACCTCGTCCACCCCGAGGACGTCGGCACCCTGCTGCGCACCTCCGCGGAGGGCGGACGCGCGGAGCTGCGGCTCGGCCGCCGCGACGGCACGTACGTCTGGGTGTCGCTGCGCAACAGCGTCGTCGCGGACGCCGCCGACGGCCCCCGCTTCCTGCTCACCCACGTCGAGGACATAGAGGAGCGCAAGCGGCGCGAGCTCCAGCTCGCCCACCGCGCCTCCCACGACTCGCTGACCGGGCTGCCCAACTCCGCCGAGCTGCGCTCGCGCCTGTCGGCCCGGCTCTGTCAGCGCCCCGCGCACGCCGACGCCCTCGACTCCCTGGACGCGGCCTACGGCCACCCCGCCTTCGGCGTCCCCGCCGGCCACGGCTTCGACTTCGCGCCAGGCACGGACGGCTTCGAGGGGTACGACCACCATGTGCACACCGTCGCCCCCGAGGAGGGCCGCGACGACGGCACCAAGGGCCTCGCGGTGCTCTTCTGCGACCTCGACGGCTTCAAGTCGATCAACGACCGGTTCGGGCACAACGCGGGCGACGCGGTCCTCATCGAGGTCGCCCGGCGGCTGAGCAACGGCGTCCGGGACGGCGACACGGTCGCCCGGCTCGGCGGCGACGAGTTCGTGATCCTCGCCGACGGCCTCGGCCGGGCCGACGCCCAGGACCTCGCCGTACGGCTGCGCAACGAGATCATCCAGCCGATCCGCGCCGAGGGCCGGGCGGTCCGGGTGGGCGCGAGCTTCGGCATCGGCTGGGCACACTGCGGCATGACGGCGGACGAGGTGCTGAAATCCGCTGACGAGCGGATGTACGTAGAGAAACGATCTCGTCCCAAACAGCATCGCCGTGCCGGATGA
- a CDS encoding flavin reductase family protein: MLKTPSPTTPLPSGHAEGVSNDEFRAAMSRLAAGVVLVTAQEPPLDPDDPEAPGVEDVGMTATAFMSVSLDPPLVLVSLRTGARMDDLLDEQPLWAVSVLAESQRHIAGRFAMKGRISDRLLFEDIPYVRGEVTGAPLVGGALATLECRTEQRVTAGDHTLVIGRVLTAHVPSAEGGPLLYFRGRYRQLG, translated from the coding sequence GTGCTGAAGACTCCCTCCCCCACCACCCCCCTGCCTTCCGGGCATGCTGAGGGGGTGAGCAACGACGAGTTCCGGGCCGCGATGTCCCGGCTGGCCGCGGGCGTGGTCCTGGTCACCGCGCAGGAGCCGCCGCTGGACCCGGACGACCCCGAGGCGCCGGGCGTGGAGGACGTCGGCATGACCGCCACCGCCTTCATGTCGGTCTCCCTGGACCCGCCGCTGGTCCTGGTCAGCCTGCGCACGGGCGCCCGCATGGACGACCTGCTCGACGAGCAGCCGCTGTGGGCGGTGTCGGTCCTCGCCGAGAGCCAGCGGCACATCGCGGGCCGCTTCGCCATGAAGGGCCGCATCAGCGACCGGCTGCTCTTCGAGGACATCCCCTACGTCCGCGGCGAGGTCACCGGCGCCCCGCTCGTCGGCGGTGCGCTGGCCACCCTGGAGTGCCGGACCGAGCAGCGGGTGACCGCAGGCGACCACACCCTGGTCATCGGCCGCGTCCTCACCGCGCACGTGCCCAGCGCCGAGGGGGGCCCACTGCTGTACTTCCGCGGCCGGTACCGGCAGCTGGGCTGA